CCATGATCCGGGCGGTCTATCCGGGGTCCTTTGACCCCATTACCAACGGGCACCTCTACATTGCGGAGCGGGCGGCCTTTTCCTTTGACGAGCTGGTGGTGGCGGTGCTCCACAACCCCCAGAAACGGGCCACCTTCAGCGTGGAGGAGCGGCAGATCATGGCTCGGGAGGCCCTGAGCCACCTCCCCAACGTCCGGGTGGCGGCCTTCGAGGGGTTGCTGGTGGACTTCATGCGGCACCAGCAGAGCCGGATCATCGTCCGAGGGCTTCGGGCCCTCTCGGACTTCGAGTACGAGTTTCAGCTGGCTCAGATGAACCGCCAGCTGGCTCCGGAGATCGAGACCCTGTTCATCGTCACCGATGCGCAGTACTCCTACCTCTCCAGCCGGGGGGTGAAGGAGGTCTTCCACTTTGGGGGGTCCGTACAGGACATGGTGCCGCCGGGGGTCTATCGGCGCCTTCGGGAACGAATCCCCCCGCCGGACATCAGGGACCCGTCATGAGGGGACGGCTGCGGGGCTCCCTTTCCGGGTCCCCTCCGGGGACGAGGCTCTCCCAGAGGCGGGA
The sequence above is drawn from the Aminomonas paucivorans DSM 12260 genome and encodes:
- the coaD gene encoding pantetheine-phosphate adenylyltransferase; amino-acid sequence: MIRAVYPGSFDPITNGHLYIAERAAFSFDELVVAVLHNPQKRATFSVEERQIMAREALSHLPNVRVAAFEGLLVDFMRHQQSRIIVRGLRALSDFEYEFQLAQMNRQLAPEIETLFIVTDAQYSYLSSRGVKEVFHFGGSVQDMVPPGVYRRLRERIPPPDIRDPS